The Micromonospora sp. NBC_01740 genome includes a window with the following:
- a CDS encoding carbohydrate ABC transporter permease, with protein sequence MSDLPLIQADRAAPPPAAATSTGGRRRRVRLLSRTDRVVVALMVAVPLLLVVGLVWLPAGATVLLSGTDWDGIGPVSEIEWVGGRNYADVVQNYPPFVPAVQNNMLWLAALFVVATPFGMFLAVLLDKELRGTRFYQTALYLPVVLSLALIGFVWQLLYSRDQGLVNAVLGTDVDWYGDPDVNIWAVLVAAGWRHVGYIMLLYLAGLKGVDPSLREAAAVDGASEGRTFFKVIFPVLRPINIIVLVVTVIESLRAFDLVWVINKGRNGLELISALVTQNVVGEASRIGFGSALATIMLVVSLVFITVYLATVLREGRR encoded by the coding sequence GTGTCCGACCTGCCCCTGATCCAAGCGGATCGCGCCGCGCCGCCGCCGGCCGCGGCCACCTCCACGGGTGGTCGCCGCCGGCGCGTACGGCTGCTGTCCCGCACCGACCGCGTGGTCGTCGCGCTCATGGTGGCCGTACCGCTGCTGCTCGTCGTCGGCCTGGTCTGGCTGCCGGCGGGCGCCACCGTGCTGCTCTCCGGCACCGACTGGGACGGCATCGGCCCGGTCTCCGAGATCGAGTGGGTCGGCGGCCGCAACTACGCCGACGTGGTCCAGAACTACCCGCCGTTCGTGCCGGCCGTGCAGAACAACATGCTCTGGCTGGCGGCGCTGTTCGTGGTGGCCACCCCGTTCGGCATGTTCCTGGCCGTCCTGCTCGACAAGGAGCTGCGCGGCACCCGCTTCTACCAGACCGCGCTCTACCTGCCGGTGGTGCTCTCCCTGGCGCTGATCGGCTTCGTCTGGCAGCTGCTCTACTCCCGCGACCAGGGCCTGGTCAACGCCGTCCTCGGCACCGACGTCGACTGGTACGGCGACCCGGACGTCAACATCTGGGCCGTGCTGGTGGCGGCCGGCTGGCGGCACGTCGGCTACATCATGCTGCTCTACCTGGCCGGGCTGAAGGGCGTCGACCCGTCGCTGCGTGAGGCCGCCGCCGTGGACGGCGCGTCGGAGGGCCGGACGTTCTTCAAGGTGATCTTCCCGGTCCTGCGGCCCATCAACATCATCGTGCTGGTGGTGACGGTGATCGAGTCGCTGCGCGCGTTCGACCTGGTCTGGGTCATCAACAAGGGCCGCAACGGCCTGGAACTGATCTCGGCGCTGGTCACCCAGAACGTGGTCGGCGAGGCGAGCCGCATCGGCTTCGGCTCGGCGCTGGCCACCATCATGCTCGTCGTCTCGCTGGTCTTCATCACCGTCTACCTGGCGACCGTGCTGCGGGAGGGACGCCGATGA
- a CDS encoding trypsin-like serine protease, translating into MPSSYRRRTARIAGLLATALLAGLLGVSPAQAVTGGAAVSDGSFAFAAKIEVGPGLKACSGALVDPWWVLTAKSCFSVDGQPVVAGTPAKPATVTVGRSDLTASSGAVVPVFRIVPHPNRDVVLVRLAARVDAAPVPLGAAPTVGEQLTVAGFGRTATTWVPDQLHTGTFAVQGVNAGTLAILGSGQAAICRGDLGGPTVRMVNGQPQLVALHHTSWQGGCLAETETRREAVETRVDDLGSWLTANIPQGPALDQYEDINFLYVYATGDGAPQTFPATSTGAFTAPLGEWSGGNGAYKEQVKVFNDDFDGDGVRDVAVMSKRAGGNFYLDTFITRPDGKYSAPIRSWTDDNFGHMENMKMASGDFNGDGRTDLTAFYGYANGDEGWFNWIARPDGGFEEPVEVWKASNFGSWTTTSVFAGDVNGDGRDDASLFYRYNNSTAMALITWPGKADGTFGTGYTSWSTPNSAPFTSLTSMKVVDGDFNGDGRDDVAVLLNDNGLRLFTWIAKADGNFEAPLASWTSTIFGQFARIKIVSGDYNGDKRDDLAVLYQYPSDGIGLHTFTAKTDGGFNPPVQSWTVGPAEYGWWPSMRLHGQ; encoded by the coding sequence GTGCCATCGTCGTACCGTCGGCGGACAGCCCGGATTGCCGGCCTGCTCGCCACCGCCCTGCTGGCCGGGTTGCTCGGCGTCTCGCCGGCCCAGGCGGTCACCGGAGGTGCCGCCGTCAGCGACGGCTCCTTCGCGTTCGCCGCGAAGATCGAGGTGGGGCCAGGCCTCAAGGCCTGTAGCGGCGCGCTGGTCGACCCGTGGTGGGTGCTGACCGCCAAGAGCTGCTTCAGCGTCGACGGCCAGCCGGTCGTCGCCGGCACGCCCGCGAAGCCGGCCACCGTGACCGTGGGCCGCTCCGACCTCACCGCGTCGAGCGGCGCGGTCGTTCCGGTCTTCCGGATCGTGCCGCACCCCAACCGTGACGTGGTGCTCGTCCGGCTCGCCGCGCGGGTCGACGCGGCTCCGGTGCCGCTGGGCGCCGCCCCCACCGTGGGCGAGCAGCTCACCGTGGCCGGCTTCGGTCGCACCGCCACCACCTGGGTGCCGGACCAGCTGCACACCGGCACCTTCGCCGTGCAGGGCGTGAACGCCGGCACGCTGGCGATCCTGGGCAGCGGGCAGGCCGCCATCTGCCGCGGTGACCTCGGCGGGCCGACCGTCCGCATGGTCAACGGCCAGCCGCAGCTCGTGGCCCTGCACCACACGTCCTGGCAGGGCGGGTGCCTGGCCGAGACCGAGACGCGCCGCGAGGCGGTGGAGACCCGCGTCGACGACCTCGGTTCCTGGCTGACCGCGAACATCCCGCAGGGCCCGGCGCTCGACCAGTACGAGGACATCAACTTCCTCTACGTGTACGCCACCGGCGACGGCGCGCCGCAGACCTTCCCCGCGACCTCCACCGGCGCGTTCACCGCGCCGCTCGGCGAGTGGTCGGGCGGCAACGGGGCCTACAAGGAACAGGTCAAGGTCTTCAACGACGACTTCGACGGCGACGGCGTCAGGGACGTCGCCGTCATGTCGAAGCGCGCCGGGGGCAACTTCTACCTGGATACGTTCATCACCCGACCGGACGGCAAGTACAGCGCGCCGATCAGGTCCTGGACGGACGACAACTTCGGCCACATGGAAAACATGAAGATGGCCTCCGGTGACTTCAACGGCGACGGCCGGACCGACCTGACCGCCTTCTACGGATACGCCAACGGCGACGAGGGATGGTTCAACTGGATCGCCCGACCGGACGGGGGCTTCGAAGAACCGGTCGAGGTGTGGAAGGCGTCCAACTTCGGTAGCTGGACGACCACCTCGGTCTTCGCCGGTGACGTCAACGGCGACGGCCGGGACGACGCGAGCCTCTTCTACCGGTACAACAACAGCACGGCCATGGCGCTGATCACCTGGCCGGGCAAGGCTGACGGCACGTTCGGCACCGGTTACACCTCCTGGTCGACCCCGAACAGCGCACCGTTCACGTCGCTCACCTCGATGAAGGTCGTGGACGGCGACTTCAACGGGGACGGTCGCGACGACGTCGCCGTCCTGCTCAACGACAACGGCCTGCGCCTGTTCACCTGGATCGCCAAGGCGGACGGCAACTTCGAGGCGCCGCTGGCCTCCTGGACGTCGACCATCTTCGGCCAGTTCGCCAGGATCAAGATTGTCTCCGGCGACTACAACGGCGACAAACGCGACGACCTCGCCGTCCTCTACCAGTACCCCAGCGACGGCATCGGGTTGCACACGTTCACCGCGAAGACCGACGGCGGCTTCAACCCGCCGGTGCAGTCGTGGACCGTGGGACCCGCAGAGTACGGCTGGTGGCCGAGCATGAGGTTGCACGGCCAGTGA
- a CDS encoding carbohydrate ABC transporter permease codes for MSTATVPREDRTAPAAERRPPPRPARVVLHVFLAAVAIGWLFPILWAVLTSLRSYEYTATNGYVSLGGWTLDNYVTAWRTAEFGKHFLNSVYITVPAVLLTLFLASCVAFVIARFSWKTNIVLLGLFTAANLLPQQALLIPLFRLFTQVPLPAFMSDSELLYDSYWGLILVNVAFQCGFCVFVLSNYMKALPRDLYEAAMVDGASVWRQYWQVTLPLCRPALAALATLEVTWIYNEFFWATVLMRTGDKFPVTSSLNNLRGEFFTDNNLVSAGSVLVAIPTLVIFFLLQRQFVRGLTLGASKG; via the coding sequence ATGAGCACCGCGACCGTGCCCCGGGAGGACCGGACCGCCCCCGCGGCCGAACGCCGCCCGCCGCCGCGCCCGGCCCGGGTGGTGCTGCACGTGTTCCTCGCGGCGGTGGCGATCGGTTGGCTCTTCCCGATCCTCTGGGCCGTGCTGACCTCGCTGCGCTCCTACGAGTACACGGCCACCAACGGCTACGTCTCGCTCGGCGGGTGGACCCTCGACAACTACGTCACCGCCTGGCGGACCGCCGAGTTCGGCAAGCACTTCCTCAACTCCGTCTACATCACCGTGCCGGCGGTGCTGCTGACCCTCTTCCTCGCCTCGTGCGTGGCGTTCGTCATCGCCCGGTTCAGCTGGAAGACCAACATCGTCCTGCTCGGCCTGTTCACCGCGGCGAACCTGCTGCCCCAGCAGGCCCTGCTCATCCCGCTGTTCCGGCTCTTCACGCAGGTGCCGCTGCCGGCGTTCATGAGCGACTCGGAGCTGCTCTACGACAGCTACTGGGGGCTGATCCTGGTCAACGTCGCCTTCCAGTGCGGCTTCTGCGTCTTCGTGCTCAGCAACTACATGAAGGCGCTCCCGCGCGACCTCTACGAGGCGGCGATGGTCGACGGGGCGAGCGTCTGGCGGCAGTACTGGCAGGTCACCCTGCCGCTGTGCCGGCCGGCCCTGGCCGCGCTGGCCACCCTGGAGGTGACCTGGATCTACAACGAGTTCTTCTGGGCTACCGTGCTGATGCGTACGGGGGACAAGTTCCCGGTGACGAGTTCGCTCAACAACCTGCGCGGTGAGTTCTTCACCGACAACAACCTGGTCTCGGCCGGCTCGGTGCTGGTCGCGATCCCGACCCTGGTGATCTTCTTCCTCCTGCAGAGGCAGTTCGTCCGGGGCCTGACCCTGGGGGCTTCAAAGGGATGA
- a CDS encoding alpha/beta fold hydrolase, which translates to MRAAPVRRPRVTPPGRFGPAELRLALAAPKPAAGLTSEWRLVDGIRTHTRRAGDPGTAATPVVLVHGLAVSHRYLTPLALALADTHPVYAPDLPGFGLTERPGRAYDVPRHAAHLAAWLAAYRMPPVCLLGHSFGAEVVAALAARHPDAVAAVVLAGPTSDPAARSRRGQFGRWLVDTLREAPLQAPILLRDVLDARPWRVHATLSHSVRNGIEADLVRIAAPTLVVAGSRDPVVPPSWRAQVGRLVPHARTVTVPGAAHNVVTTAPAQVADAVRALLSPTLTNR; encoded by the coding sequence GTGAGGGCGGCACCGGTCCGGCGTCCCCGGGTGACCCCGCCGGGCCGCTTCGGTCCGGCGGAGCTGCGCCTCGCGCTGGCCGCCCCGAAGCCGGCCGCCGGGCTGACCAGCGAGTGGCGGCTGGTCGACGGGATCCGTACGCACACCCGCCGCGCCGGCGACCCCGGCACCGCCGCCACCCCGGTCGTGCTGGTGCACGGGCTGGCGGTGTCCCACCGCTACCTGACCCCGCTCGCCCTCGCGCTGGCCGACACCCACCCGGTGTACGCGCCCGACCTGCCCGGCTTCGGGCTGACCGAGCGCCCCGGCCGCGCGTACGACGTGCCCCGGCACGCCGCGCACCTGGCCGCCTGGCTGGCCGCGTACCGGATGCCGCCCGTCTGCCTGCTCGGGCACTCGTTCGGCGCGGAGGTCGTCGCGGCGCTCGCCGCCCGGCACCCCGACGCGGTCGCGGCGGTGGTGCTCGCCGGCCCGACCAGCGACCCGGCCGCCCGGTCCCGACGGGGACAGTTCGGGCGCTGGCTGGTGGACACCCTGCGGGAGGCGCCGTTGCAGGCGCCGATCCTGCTCCGGGACGTCCTCGACGCCCGCCCCTGGCGGGTCCACGCGACGCTGTCGCACTCGGTGCGCAACGGCATCGAGGCGGACCTGGTCCGCATCGCCGCGCCCACCCTGGTCGTGGCCGGCTCCCGGGACCCGGTCGTGCCGCCGTCCTGGCGCGCGCAGGTGGGCCGGCTGGTGCCGCACGCCCGTACGGTCACCGTGCCGGGCGCCGCGCACAACGTCGTGACCACCGCCCCGGCGCAGGTCGCCGACGCGGTCCGCGCCCTGCTGTCCCCCACACTCACGAACAGGTGA
- a CDS encoding alpha-galactosidase, with the protein MTIVHLRRARTSLVLDARGPGLPRVAHWGADLGPVPDGDLPALVDATVAPVVRSSFDAPTVLSLLPEASAGWGGRPALAGHRERRDWSTAFRLTGLDVADDGTGSARVTVRASDGGAGLTLTVEIALDPTGLVLLRHRLRNDGDTAYELRELTPVLPVPAVATELLDLTGRWCRERSPQRHPWPMGAWVREGRHGRTGHDATLLLVAGTAGFGFGNGEVWAVHTAWSGDHVTVAERRPTGESTLGGGELLTPGEVLLDPGGEYATPLLYAVFSADGLDGLSDVLHTHLRARPQHPATPRPVTLNVWEAVYFDHDLDRLRTLADQAAEVGVERFVLDDGWFRGRRHDRAGLGDWYVDDTVWPDGLHPLVDHVRGHGMQFGLWVEPEMVNPDSEVFRAHPEWVLSAPGRLPPAWRHQQVLDLAQAPAYTYLLERLDALLTAYPGIDYLKWDHNRDLTEAGHQGRPGVREQTLAVYRLLDELRRRHPGVEIESCASGGARVDLEILRRTDRVWASDCNDALERLAIQRWTGLLLPPELVGSHIGPERSHTTHRVHDLGFRAATALFGHHGIEWDIGAIDAAQRGELAAWVALHKRLRPLLHAGRVVRVDHPDPAVWAHGVIAHDGSHAVYAVSQLATSVTQAPGPVRLPGLDPRRRYAVRPVAGVPEPATLQRAAPGWLASGRGVTLGGAVLAAVGLQLPALHPEQTLLLEVTAAD; encoded by the coding sequence ATGACCATCGTCCACCTGCGCCGTGCCCGGACCAGCCTGGTGCTCGACGCGCGGGGCCCGGGGCTGCCCCGGGTCGCGCACTGGGGGGCCGACCTCGGCCCCGTCCCCGACGGCGACCTGCCCGCCCTGGTCGACGCCACCGTCGCGCCGGTCGTACGCAGCAGCTTCGACGCGCCGACGGTGCTTTCTTTGCTGCCCGAGGCGTCCGCCGGCTGGGGCGGCCGGCCGGCGCTCGCCGGGCACCGCGAGCGCCGGGACTGGTCCACCGCCTTCCGGCTGACCGGTCTCGACGTCGCCGACGACGGCACCGGCTCCGCCCGGGTCACCGTCCGGGCGTCCGACGGCGGGGCCGGGCTGACGCTGACCGTCGAGATCGCGCTCGACCCGACCGGCCTGGTGCTGCTGCGGCACCGGCTGCGCAACGACGGCGACACGGCGTACGAGCTGCGGGAGCTGACGCCGGTGCTGCCGGTGCCGGCGGTCGCCACCGAACTGCTCGACCTGACCGGCCGGTGGTGCCGGGAGCGGTCCCCGCAGCGGCACCCGTGGCCGATGGGCGCCTGGGTGCGCGAGGGCCGGCACGGCCGTACCGGGCACGACGCCACCCTGCTGCTGGTCGCCGGCACGGCGGGTTTCGGCTTCGGCAACGGCGAGGTGTGGGCGGTGCACACCGCGTGGAGCGGTGACCACGTGACCGTCGCCGAGCGGCGGCCGACGGGCGAGTCCACCCTCGGCGGCGGCGAGCTGCTCACCCCCGGCGAGGTGCTGCTCGACCCCGGCGGGGAGTACGCCACCCCGCTGCTGTACGCGGTCTTCTCCGCCGACGGGCTGGACGGGCTCAGCGACGTCCTGCACACCCACCTGCGCGCCCGCCCGCAGCACCCGGCCACGCCCCGCCCGGTCACCCTCAACGTCTGGGAGGCCGTCTACTTCGACCACGACCTGGACCGGCTCCGCACGCTGGCCGACCAGGCGGCCGAGGTCGGGGTGGAACGCTTCGTGCTCGACGACGGCTGGTTCCGGGGCCGCCGCCACGACCGCGCCGGCCTCGGCGACTGGTACGTCGACGACACCGTCTGGCCGGACGGCCTGCACCCGCTCGTCGACCACGTACGCGGGCACGGGATGCAGTTCGGGCTCTGGGTGGAACCGGAGATGGTCAACCCCGACTCCGAGGTGTTCCGGGCCCACCCGGAGTGGGTGCTGTCGGCACCGGGCCGGCTGCCGCCCGCCTGGCGCCACCAGCAGGTGCTCGACCTGGCCCAGGCGCCGGCGTACACCTACCTGCTGGAGCGGCTGGACGCGCTGCTCACCGCGTACCCCGGCATCGACTATCTCAAGTGGGACCACAACCGGGACCTGACCGAGGCGGGGCACCAGGGCCGCCCCGGGGTGCGCGAGCAGACCCTCGCGGTCTACCGGCTCCTCGACGAGCTGCGCCGCCGACACCCGGGGGTGGAGATCGAGAGCTGCGCGTCCGGCGGAGCCCGGGTGGACCTGGAGATCCTGCGACGGACCGACCGGGTGTGGGCCAGCGACTGCAACGACGCCCTGGAGCGGCTGGCCATCCAGCGCTGGACGGGGCTGCTGCTCCCGCCCGAGCTGGTCGGCAGCCACATCGGGCCAGAGCGCTCGCACACCACCCACCGCGTGCACGACCTGGGTTTCCGGGCGGCGACGGCGCTCTTCGGCCACCACGGCATCGAGTGGGACATCGGCGCGATCGACGCGGCACAGCGCGGCGAACTGGCCGCCTGGGTCGCGCTGCACAAGCGGCTCCGCCCGCTGCTGCACGCCGGCCGGGTGGTCCGGGTCGACCACCCGGACCCGGCCGTCTGGGCGCACGGCGTCATCGCCCACGACGGTTCCCACGCGGTGTACGCCGTGTCGCAGCTGGCCACCTCGGTGACCCAGGCGCCCGGGCCGGTCCGACTCCCCGGTCTCGACCCCCGCCGGCGGTACGCGGTGCGGCCCGTCGCGGGCGTGCCGGAGCCCGCCACCCTCCAGCGGGCCGCCCCGGGTTGGCTGGCGAGTGGCCGTGGGGTGACGCTCGGCGGCGCGGTGCTGGCGGCGGTCGGGCTCCAACTGCCGGCGCTGCATCCCGAGCAGACCCTGCTGCTGGAGGTCACCGCCGCCGACTGA
- a CDS encoding cellulase family glycosylhydrolase has product MKKRLSAAGAALLALLVAVLAFGQPARAATGFSVADGKLYDANGSEFVMRGVNHAHTWYQQQTSSFANIKALGANTVRVVLASGQRWAKNDTADVANVISLCKANRLICVLEVHDTTGYGEQSGAATLAQAVDYWLSVSSALAGQEKYVIVNIGNEPYGNQGYGTWATDTANAIKRLRTGGLTHTIMVDAPNWGQDWSFTMRDNAASVFAADPQKNTVFSIHMYGVFDTAAEISDYLGRFRAAKLPIVVGEFGFDHSDGNPDEDTILSYSQANGIGYLGWSWSGNGGGVEYLDMVTNFNPAALSTWGQRIFNGANGIKATAKEATVFGSTPPPTTPPPTTPPPTTPPPTTPPPTTPPPSTPPPGGCTATYTVSNQWQGGFQGEVKVTAGSAAITGWTTKWTFANGQTVSQSWSTVLSSSGSTVTARNADYNGRLGAGASTSFGFIASWNGTNATPAVTCTAS; this is encoded by the coding sequence ATGAAGAAGAGACTCTCCGCCGCCGGCGCGGCCCTGCTCGCGTTGCTGGTCGCCGTGTTGGCGTTCGGGCAGCCCGCGCGGGCCGCGACCGGCTTCTCCGTCGCCGACGGCAAGCTCTACGACGCCAACGGCAGCGAGTTCGTCATGCGTGGCGTGAACCACGCCCACACCTGGTACCAGCAGCAGACCAGCTCCTTCGCCAACATCAAGGCGCTCGGGGCGAACACGGTGCGGGTGGTGCTGGCCAGCGGCCAGCGGTGGGCGAAGAACGACACCGCCGACGTCGCCAACGTCATCTCGCTGTGCAAGGCCAACCGGCTGATCTGCGTACTGGAGGTGCACGACACCACCGGCTACGGCGAGCAGAGCGGGGCGGCCACCCTCGCTCAGGCGGTCGACTACTGGCTCAGCGTCTCCAGCGCCCTCGCCGGCCAGGAGAAGTACGTCATCGTCAACATCGGCAACGAGCCGTACGGCAACCAGGGCTACGGCACCTGGGCCACCGACACCGCCAACGCCATCAAGCGGCTGCGTACGGGCGGCCTGACGCACACCATCATGGTCGACGCCCCGAACTGGGGTCAGGACTGGTCGTTCACCATGCGCGACAACGCCGCGTCGGTGTTCGCGGCCGACCCGCAGAAGAACACGGTCTTCTCCATCCACATGTACGGCGTCTTCGACACCGCCGCCGAGATCAGCGACTACCTGGGCCGGTTCCGCGCCGCCAAGCTGCCGATCGTGGTCGGCGAGTTCGGCTTCGACCACTCCGACGGCAACCCCGACGAGGACACCATCCTCTCCTACAGCCAGGCCAACGGGATCGGTTACCTGGGCTGGTCGTGGAGCGGCAACGGCGGTGGCGTCGAGTACCTCGACATGGTCACCAACTTCAACCCCGCCGCACTGAGCACCTGGGGCCAGCGCATCTTCAACGGGGCGAACGGGATCAAGGCCACCGCGAAGGAGGCGACGGTCTTCGGCAGCACCCCGCCGCCGACCACCCCGCCGCCGACGACGCCCCCGCCCACCACCCCGCCGCCCACCACGCCCCCGCCCACGACCCCGCCGCCGAGCACCCCGCCGCCGGGCGGCTGCACGGCGACGTACACGGTGAGCAACCAGTGGCAGGGCGGCTTCCAGGGTGAGGTGAAGGTGACCGCCGGCTCGGCGGCGATCACCGGCTGGACGACGAAGTGGACGTTCGCCAACGGCCAGACCGTCAGCCAGTCCTGGAGCACCGTCCTGAGCAGCAGCGGGTCGACCGTCACGGCCCGCAACGCCGACTACAACGGCCGGCTGGGCGCCGGCGCCAGCACCAGCTTCGGCTTCATCGCCAGCTGGAACGGCACCAACGCCACGCCCGCGGTGACCTGCACCGCGAGCTGA
- a CDS encoding ABC transporter substrate-binding protein, with protein sequence MSRPRTRAEYLARLVPPSVAGLNRRSLLAGAAGTTALLGTGLLAGCGSDSGGSDAKTVSLGSNQSDPKPKEVIAKVMDGFRTSSGLEVAVNTVDHNTFQENINNYLQGKPDDVFMWFAGYRMRFFAARGLAGDLSDVWGKLSGMSDAFRKASTGDDGKQYFVPSSYYPWAVFYRKSVWQQNGYQVPKTLDDLTALAGEMKKDGLTPIAFADKDGWPAMGTFDILNLRINGYQFHIDLMAGKESWTSDKVKKVFDTWRGLLPLHQPDSLGRTWQEAAQSLQQKKSGMYLLGLFVGQQFDGADLADLDFFTFPEIDPAIGAKALDAPIDGYMMARKPKQEANARKLLEYVGSKAAADITVKSDPSTLVANSEADTSGYSALQKKAAELVGSATEIAQFLDRDTRPDFASTVIIPALQQFIKDPKDIDGLTSSIENQKKSIFTD encoded by the coding sequence ATGTCCCGTCCCCGCACCCGAGCCGAGTACCTCGCCCGGCTCGTACCCCCCTCAGTGGCCGGCCTCAACCGTCGTTCGCTGCTGGCCGGCGCGGCCGGCACCACCGCGCTGCTCGGCACGGGCCTGCTCGCCGGCTGCGGTTCCGACTCCGGCGGCTCCGACGCCAAGACGGTGTCGCTGGGTTCCAACCAGTCCGACCCGAAGCCCAAGGAGGTGATCGCGAAGGTCATGGACGGCTTCCGGACCTCGTCCGGCCTCGAGGTCGCCGTCAACACCGTCGACCACAACACGTTCCAGGAGAACATCAACAACTATCTCCAGGGCAAGCCGGACGACGTGTTCATGTGGTTCGCCGGCTACCGGATGCGCTTCTTCGCCGCCCGGGGCCTCGCCGGTGACCTCAGCGACGTCTGGGGCAAGCTCTCCGGGATGTCCGACGCGTTCCGCAAGGCGTCGACCGGCGACGACGGCAAGCAGTACTTCGTGCCGTCGTCGTACTACCCGTGGGCCGTCTTCTACCGCAAGTCGGTCTGGCAGCAGAACGGCTACCAGGTGCCGAAGACCCTCGACGACCTGACCGCGCTCGCCGGGGAGATGAAGAAGGACGGGCTCACCCCGATCGCCTTCGCCGACAAGGACGGCTGGCCGGCGATGGGCACCTTCGACATCCTCAACCTGCGGATCAACGGCTACCAGTTCCACATCGACCTGATGGCCGGCAAGGAGTCCTGGACCTCCGACAAGGTGAAGAAGGTCTTCGACACCTGGCGCGGCCTGCTGCCCCTGCACCAGCCCGACAGCCTCGGCCGGACCTGGCAGGAGGCCGCCCAGTCGTTGCAGCAGAAGAAGAGCGGCATGTACCTGCTCGGCCTCTTCGTCGGCCAGCAGTTCGACGGCGCCGACCTGGCCGACCTCGACTTCTTCACCTTCCCCGAGATCGACCCGGCGATCGGCGCCAAGGCCCTGGACGCGCCCATCGACGGCTACATGATGGCCCGCAAGCCGAAGCAGGAAGCCAACGCCAGGAAGCTGCTGGAGTACGTCGGCTCGAAGGCGGCCGCGGACATCACCGTCAAGAGCGACCCGAGCACGCTGGTCGCCAACAGCGAGGCCGACACCAGCGGCTACAGCGCCCTGCAGAAGAAGGCCGCCGAGCTGGTCGGCTCAGCCACCGAGATCGCCCAGTTCCTGGACCGCGACACCCGCCCGGACTTCGCCTCCACGGTGATCATCCCGGCGCTCCAGCAGTTCATCAAGGACCCGAAGGACATCGACGGGCTGACGTCGAGCATCGAGAACCAGAAGAAGTCGATCTTCACCGACTGA
- a CDS encoding TIGR03557 family F420-dependent LLM class oxidoreductase, which translates to MVKVGYTLMCEQAGPKQLVDYAVRAEAAGFDQLVISDHYYPWLDSQGHSPYAWSVLGAVAHATSRAELMSFVTCPIRRYHPAVVAQKASTIGVLSDGRFTLGLGAGENLNEHVVGGWPHVQQRHEMFEEALQIIRPLLNGETLTFSGNHYDVPDAYVWDRPARPVPMAVAASGRQSVTLAAEYGNGLVATEPDPHIIEMYDEAGGAGQPRYGQVAICYGPDEAECRKIVHDQFRWFGMGWKVNADLPGPESFAAATQFVREEDVAEGISCGPDVDRHVEAFRKFVDAGFTHVAIVQVGGETQPMFLDWAQEQLLPRLREL; encoded by the coding sequence ATGGTCAAGGTCGGCTACACCCTGATGTGCGAGCAGGCCGGTCCGAAGCAACTGGTCGACTACGCGGTGCGGGCGGAGGCGGCCGGCTTCGACCAGCTCGTCATCTCCGACCACTACTACCCCTGGCTGGACTCCCAGGGCCACTCCCCGTACGCCTGGTCCGTGCTCGGCGCGGTCGCGCACGCCACCAGCCGGGCGGAGCTGATGTCCTTCGTCACCTGCCCGATCCGCCGCTACCACCCGGCGGTCGTGGCGCAGAAGGCCAGCACGATCGGGGTCCTCTCGGACGGCCGGTTCACCCTCGGCCTCGGCGCGGGCGAGAACCTCAACGAGCACGTGGTCGGCGGCTGGCCGCACGTGCAGCAGCGGCACGAGATGTTCGAGGAGGCCCTCCAGATCATCCGGCCCCTGCTCAACGGGGAGACGCTGACCTTCTCAGGCAACCACTACGACGTGCCCGACGCCTACGTGTGGGACCGGCCGGCCCGCCCGGTGCCGATGGCCGTCGCCGCCTCCGGCCGCCAGTCGGTCACCCTCGCCGCCGAGTACGGCAACGGCCTCGTCGCGACCGAACCGGACCCGCACATCATCGAGATGTACGACGAGGCCGGCGGCGCCGGGCAGCCCCGCTACGGGCAGGTGGCCATCTGCTACGGCCCGGACGAGGCGGAGTGCCGCAAGATCGTGCACGACCAGTTCCGCTGGTTCGGGATGGGCTGGAAGGTCAACGCCGACCTGCCCGGGCCGGAGTCGTTCGCCGCCGCCACCCAGTTCGTCCGCGAGGAGGACGTGGCCGAGGGGATCTCCTGCGGGCCCGACGTGGACCGGCACGTCGAGGCGTTCCGCAAGTTCGTCGACGCCGGCTTCACCCACGTGGCGATCGTGCAGGTGGGCGGCGAGACGCAGCCGATGTTCCTGGACTGGGCGCAGGAGCAGCTCCTGCCGAGGCTGCGCGAGCTGTGA